CCTCAAGATATCCCTGCACATTAACACAGTGAAAGTGTGAGAGAGTTGTTCTTCTTTACACAATTCCTAACCGATTTTTCTTTCGCTGATTGTTGATGCAGAGTTAAAAGATAGCAAAACGACAGATCAAGAGCATTGTTAACCTTCGAGTAGTGAGTGTCCAAGTCTACAGCCGCCCTTTGCTCAGGAGTCTTTGCCCTTAAAAAACGGACAGCAATGGATATTGTTTGCCGGTCAAGCTGAAAAATATTGAACATATCAGTGACAACCAACTTCAACTGTAACCTGAAGTACAGTTTCTAGTTCATGGGGAGTGGGAACAACGTTAAAGGTAAATTTTATACAACAATGACATGTTATGTACAAAGCTACAAACCCTTGGTAAACATTCGAAACCTCCTCCGGTCACATTAAGCAAAGCCAACGACAGAATTCTACTGGGCACCATTGCTGCTAATTTGCAAGCTATCATAGCTCCTGTCGCCGTAGTAAAATTCAGTCAGTGCCAAAAGCAAGTATTAACTTAAAACTACTGAATTTCAACGAGCCTCAGTGAAAAGAAAGTAGTAACTCACCCATAGAATGCCCGAAGACATGGGATTCTCTCCAGCCCAAGTGATCCATCAATGCAATTGCATCCTTTGCCATTGTTCTTGTTctgcaacaaaaagaaaaattgacatCATCAGTTCAGCTTCTGATTCCCATATTTTCGGGAAATACACACAAGTAAAACTTTTTACAAATCTTCAATAACAAATCGAACTTTTGCCGAAGTTGGCTAGAGCAGTGTGCCCCATCCTCTGCACCCTAATTTGAATCTCCCCTCCGTAGTTTACTAAATTTGATGTACTTAACCTATcgtttttcaaaagaaaaattaaaataatcgAACTTTTGCCAACGTTGGCTAGAGCAGTGAGCTCCATCCTCTGCACCCTAATTTGAATCTCCCCTCCGTAGTTTACATAAACTTGATGTACTTATCCTATCtttgtcaaaagaaaaattaaaataatcgAACTTTTTTCGCTAAATTGCACTCAACAAACAACAAATGACTACTCCAATGAAAGATGTAAATTTGAGATTCCAATAAACTTTCTCTTTTTTATTGGCGGGATCCACCACCAAAGATGTAaaagaatatatatttaaatttttatttttatttctatttttcggCCAAAATTTATATTTCATCTTTCAATTGAAGTATTTTCCGGCCAACTAAAAATGCAAAATACAcatttcaatatatttttcTGCTAAAAGTTGGCATCGGAGGATGCAAAATGCTTTGAAATTAGCTTGAGCTGAAAAAAATTGACTTTTTCAACAAGTGATGAAAACTCACGTATATTCTGATTTTTTGGTGGGGATGGAGCTCCGACCCATGCCCCGGTTATCGAAGGCGCACACCTCGATGCCAACGCCGCTAAAACCAGCCTCATTGTCGGAGCAATCGGCGGCTGCCGCCCTCTGGTCATCATTGGGGATAACGGTCCCCGTCAGGCCCTGTATCTGTGGACCCCACGAGTCGTGCGTCCCCGCCAATCCTGTGCATCCATTGCAAAATCCATCAACAACCCAGAAAATTCCGGCCAGAATCCAGTTcgtcaaaaatattttaaaaattaaaatccgatcagaaaaagaaaaaaaaaatgaatcttCGAGATGAGCGACCTATGATGAGGAGGACCTTGGTAGGTCCGCGGCCGTACGTTCGGTAGAAGATTTTGATTCCGGCGTTGAGCTTGGCGTCCGCCGCGGCATTCTGCGGCGACGCGACCTCGCAAAACGGCATCGTAATGGGGACGGAAGAGCAAGATAGaatttcagagagagagagagagagagagagagagaggagcagTCT
This region of Malus domestica chromosome 07, GDT2T_hap1 genomic DNA includes:
- the LOC103439894 gene encoding uncharacterized protein, which translates into the protein MPFCEVASPQNAAADAKLNAGIKIFYRTYGRGPTKVLLIIGLAGTHDSWGPQIQGLTGTVIPNDDQRAAAADCSDNEAGFSGVGIEVCAFDNRGMGRSSIPTKKSEYTTRTMAKDAIALMDHLGWRESHVFGHSMGAMIACKLAAMVPSRILSLALLNVTGGGFECLPRLDRQTISIAVRFLRAKTPEQRAAVDLDTHYSKGYLEEYVGSKTRREILYQEYVKGISATGMQSNHGFEGQVNACWTHKMMRMEIELIRSAGFLVSVIHGRHDVIAQIYYARRLAEKLHPVAKMVDLPGGHLVSHERTEEVNKALMELIKATEAKTEPHDWTNLPEKSSAWIVTRISLIRTSTGEGRIVSFMCSVFEKLHLFLLYLFGLFTLAFENARRAFRTIKPARVGHAIT